GGCGCAGGTGGTGGAGGATGGTCCAAGGGGAGGGGTCCTTGAGGCGGGCGAGGGCGGCGTGGGCCAGGGCCTCGGGCCGGCCCAGGCGCTCCAGGGCCACGGCCAGGGCCAGGTGGAGCCGAGCCTCCCCCTTGGCGTCCCCCCGGAAGCGGCGGAGGGCCTCCTCCAGGGCCAGGGCCCCCGCCTTTGGGGGTAGGGCCAGGCCCAGGTGGTAGAGGGTGAAGGGGGTCTGGGCCCTTCGGGCGGCCTCCAGGGCCAGGGTGCGGTAGGCCCGAAGGTCCCCCTTCCGCCCCTCAAGAAAGCCCAGGAGGGCCAGGCGCTCGGCCTCCAGGAGGCCTTCTTGGGGGGTTTGGAGGAGGGCTTCCGCCTCCCGGTCCCTGCCCTCCTCCAGGAGGCGGAGGGGGTGGGGTTCCATGGGGCCAGTCTACTCGTTTGCCGTCCACCTGGCCCTGCGGTGGGCACCCTGGGCCTTCCTCGGTGGTGTCTTGACTGCATTCCCTCTTTGACCCCTCTCATGTGTCTAAGACCGAGGGCCTGGGGGCCTAGCGGCCCCACGGGAAGCGGCGAAGGAGGTAGACGATGCCTCTAAAGGAAAGGCTCTTCCAGACCCTGGGCAAGCTGGAGAAGGCCAAGGCGCTCCTCGGGAAGGTCCACCCCGTGGCGGGGATGGAGGGGCTCTTCGTGGTGGAGAGCGAGAGCCAGCCGAGGAAGCGCTACCTCGTGGACCTCGAGGCCGAGACCTGCACCTGCCCGGCCTACGCCCAGGGGAAGACCCGGCCCTGCAAGCACCAGGTGGCCGTGGTCCTCTCCCTCTGGCTCCGGGAGAAGCGGAGGGCTCAGGTGGAGACGCGGGCGGCGGAGCGCCCGGTGGCCTAGGCGGAAGAAGGGCAGGGGGGCGGGGAAGACCCGCCCCTCGTCTTCGTTTGGAGGGAAGCATGTGGAGGCTTGTCGGGCACTTGGCGGGTTGGGGGAACGTTCTGGCCGCCCTGTGGCTCCTCTTCCGGTGGCAGGAGGGGGCCCCTTCGCCCCTGGCCTGGGGCGTCCCGGTCCTGCTCCTCGCCCAAGGGGCCTTCGTCTTCGCCCGCTTGAGGAGGGCGGCATGAGCCTTCGCGCCAAGCTTCAGGCCCTGGCCCTCGAGGCCATCCGCAAAGATCGGTCCTTCCGGGCGCCCTTCCACCCCGGGGCCTTCCCCCGGGAGCGGCGGGAACGGCGGGCGAGGCGAGCCCTGAAGGGGAGGAGGCCGTGGTAGAGCTCCTTCTGCTCCTCGGCCTTCTGGTGGGCCCCTTCCTCGCCCTCGTTCTCCTGGTGGGGCTCCTCGAGGAGACGGGCCTCGTGGCCAGGCCCGGAGAGGAAGACCCCGAGCGCTACCGGTGGCTCCGGGACCTCTTTGGGGAGGAGAGCCAGGGGGCAGAGGCCCCACGGGAATGAGCGGGAGGTGGAGCGGTGTTTTTGTACCTGAAGAGCTCAGTACACGTCAAAACGTGGGACCACCCCTTTAGGATGGACCTGCGCCCACGTGGATGGGCAGGTACCCATAGGAGGTGGTCCCCATGGAACAGCT
The Thermus thermamylovorans DNA segment above includes these coding regions:
- a CDS encoding SWIM zinc finger family protein, translating into MPLKERLFQTLGKLEKAKALLGKVHPVAGMEGLFVVESESQPRKRYLVDLEAETCTCPAYAQGKTRPCKHQVAVVLSLWLREKRRAQVETRAAERPVA